The Nicotiana tomentosiformis chromosome 2, ASM39032v3, whole genome shotgun sequence genome includes the window GTCACATCGAGTTTTCAAGGCCTCGAGCAAATAAAGTTGCATCGAAGTCGGGCTCTATTCGGACACATGATAAACGAACGAATTATTACTACATTTGATTCTATTCTAGGGAATTATATATAATTACAAGAATAGAGATTATGAAAAGATGCTAAAAAGTAGAGATTTGAAATTGCCAGAAAgggaaattttatatattatgGAATGTATTTAAAAAGGCCCAACAaaaacggcctcaaaataaataaaaactatacACAAGACAAAAACTAAAAAAGTTCAAAGGCGTTCATGCTTGATCTTCGCCGGGGCCCGACTCGTCGCTAGAATCGTCGGAGCCTTTGGACCCCCCAGAACCCTCCGATCAGAAAGTTTCTTCACCTCAGCCTCAAGATTTATTGCTTCCTCGATCTCGGTCGACAGGTTGAATCCTCGAGCGTAGATTTCTTCAAGTGTCTCTCTTCGAGACAACAACCTCACATATTCAGCATTGGTTTTCAGGCGGGCCTGGACTGCTTCGACATCGGTCTTGTATTGGGACACCAACTCCTCCACCTCGGCAGAGGTATTCTCCAACTTGGACTTTATTGCCTTGTGATCTCTATCGAGGGCATCTCGTTCTACGACAATAGATCTCAGCTGTGCTCGGAGATCTTCATTCAACTGAGCCTGCTTGTCAACTTTCTCCTTCACCACCCGAAGTTGAACCTCTACCGATGTCAGCTTTGCCTGGGCGGTTTCCTTTTCCAAAGCCAGCATATCCATATTGCTCTTCCACCCATCGACCATGGCTTGGATCTCGTTCATCTCctttcggagttggtcgatctggTCGATCTTTAGGTGGACCTGTGAGGTTTTGTCGTTAGCCATTACGACTACTTCCTCATTACTTCAAATACCTTTACCTTTTAGACCAAGTTGTCATGCTCCCGCCTCAGGGCCGATGCTTCATTCTAAGCCCAATCCAGCTCGGCCTGAAGGTCCTTGATGACCCTATCTTGTTGATCGCCGAGGAGCTTGTACATGTCCCTTTTTTGAGCCTGCTCCTTGTGCTCAAGCTCGAACCGATTGACCTCGACACGATACCGGAGGAAGCTTTCATGATGAATTACTGAGGCATGTAAAACAATGAATGTCATGAGAGATATCCAAACCTAAGTAAAATTCAAAAAGACGTAATGATGTCTTACCTAGTTCAGCGCCGAAGCGTCGTATTGAAAAGACACGGCACGTCTACCTCATTtattttttcctggtcctcctcggtcaccaggcatcggagGTAGCCGGTTACTCCCACAGGAGAAGATAGAACCCGAGCATCCTTCGGGACAGTAAGAATAATCGATCTCTTGCGACCAGGGTCCGCGCTCAAAGAGGGAAACTAATTAATCAATTTTGGGCTCGAATTCGGCCCACCAGCTTCCGAAGATCCTTCTCCGGGACTTCCAGGTTGCCCAGCCCGAAAAAATATCCCAAAGTAGATGATTCCACGCCATAAAAGAAAGAATGGAGGGGATCGTCCATGCCATGAACCCCTTCATTGGACTTCTCTTTTCCTACTTGGGCTTCCTCAAGCATAGACTCGGTGTAGGGGGCGTCCCCATAATTTCTATTACACCGGGGGCTTCCTTCAAAGCGGAGCCGGCATCCCGGGGGCCCCACCCCTGTCTCTATATCGACCTCTCACATCTGAGGGATGTTGGCTTTACGAGTCTCCCCCTCGATTACTGCCTGATCCCCGGGAAGGGTCGATCCATGGGCGATAAAAATGTCATCTTCTTCCGACTGACCCCTGAGCCGAAGAAGCTAATCAGAGTCTGGCACCCGGGAGCTGGTGCTCTTCTTGGGCTTGCGAGCCACCCTCTTCTTCTGCTTCACCTCAGGACCCGGGGAGCCTGAAGGTTTTCTTTTCATCCTCTTCTTTTCCCTCGCGGCAGCCCGAGCTGTCCCGTAACGGAGGGATCAACGGACAAGGATACATCCTCATCCCCTTCCAAAGGCCTAAGCTCGGTGGTCTTAGGTAAACCTATAAATGAAAGAAGAAAGGTTAGTATGATGTGGGTTAAGGATACGATAATAGCTATTCGAAGGAGAACCTTACCATGAGAATGGGCCCTCATCAGTTCGAAAgcttgcgccatgagcgctcgaagTATGACATCTATTTCCAGATGTCTTTGATCCACTCCTTAAGCCGGGGGGGGGTCATATTTGGAATCCGGGCCACAGCTGCACGATCACAAATACGAATGGtgagaaagaaaatgaaaaaacatTGACACTTAAGGAAGGACtgcacttacgagatgcattccacttctcggggaatggcataAACTTGGGAGGGATCAGATCTTCAGTCTTCACCCGAACGAAGCGCCCCTGCCAGCCTCGATCTCGGTCTTCGTCAATACTTAAAAAGGGGCCTTGTTGGCACGATAAGTGAGCTTGATTAGTCTCCCTCAAAAAATTCGGTGACTGTATAGACGGAGCAGGTGGTCGATGGTGAACCGACGAGACTTGGTGTTATTTACAAAGTAacagaggaggatcacgatcctccatagAGACTGATGGATTTTTTCGAGGCACACATCGTACCtcttataaaaatccaaaacaacCAGGTTTACCGGGCCtagcgtgaaggggtaagtgtaaacacttaaatacccctccacatgggttGTAATAGCATCCTCATGCCCGGGGACTACTATGTCTTTGCCTTCCCATTTATAGTCCTCTCGGATCGCAGGAAGGACGTCTTCAGTAACAGAGCATATGTACCTCGATGCTCCTTCACCCCCGGTCCTGTTTggatgagggtttctcgaccttgaagtcgtcCCCAATTGAACAACCCCTGGGAATAAACATCTTCAAAGGGGATCGGGAACCGGTTTGGTGGCAATCAACTCTGTGGCAGCCACTTCGGGAGCAGCCATCTTGAGAATAACTATTTCAGGAGCGACCGCCTCAGTACCGACGGTCGGttgggaagatgaagaggtaatTTGCTGAGGGACTGActtggaagtttttgccattaCTGTCTGAAAGTTTGAAGATTTAAAGAAAAACTATGGAGGTTTGAAGGGAAAAGTTTGAAGGCTGAAGAACATCGTATAAAGATTCGAAGAAAATCTGGGTAAGAACCCAAGAACAACTATGAGAATTTGAAAATcaaggatgaagatatgaaggtttgaaggaagTTGGTGATAGTTAGAGAATTCGAAGGTAGAAGCTTGATCGAAAAGTGGAAAAAGAGTAGGGGATATAAGCTTTTATATGGGAAGCTCGCGATGCTTCGCATTCGGAGGCAATCAGCCGATGGTTGACACGTGTCCGAAGACAGAACGACACGACTAATGGGACGTTTCGACTTCTTCGTCGTTTTGGTTGTAACGTACGGAGGAAGGAACCGAAGAACATCTATCGTTTCTCATCGTTTCGGCAAATCTGCTCTCTAAGAAACGAAGGGACTATATGTTTACGAGTAAAACCGAGGCTAACGAGTACCCCGATTTACCGGTAGGGCAAACGAAGCAAGGACGTAACTAGAAGAAATCGAAATCAGATCTAGGAGCCTCTCGCATCAAGGCCCAAATAACATACCTGCCCTCGGAACCATAGAGACCACACCCCCTTCCGAATTTGGTTCGTGTTCCAATACCTCAAAAAATATTACCAAACGTCCGGACACGATTAACAAAGATCCATGATATCcatgcccaaccggatatcacgacgcAGATCTCGGCCCATATCAACAACAGATTAGTGATTAgcgaaaaggaagatttttacctttcttagaattgtacttagggtaaaactcccctgcTATATAAGGGGGAGGTTTATTATTCAACAGACAGTGTAACACGTATATCAAGACAATATACATCTATTTTATTTGCTCCTAAAAGTGATTCAAAGTCCTTAATTTTGCTCATAGTTCATCATAAGGGTTTGGTTCTGAACCAAAGGTAGGTTAATTGTTAAGCTCATAACCGAGCCCGGATTCAATACTGCTACTGGTTTGGCTGTTTATTCTATCTTTAATTTGCTCATCTAACGTTATTAattacttgtattgaattagtccacatatccttaaaaccgcgtataaatttaattgttatccatttttaagggtaaacaatataAACCTGAGATCTTTGTAGGAAATaataaacttaaaattttgaattCACCTTTGACCTTACATGGACAGGTTTAGTAAGGAAGAGAAGGAGGCTATGAACCATCGGCTCGGAGGTGGCAAATAAGCAATCTTTACATGAATTGCTagtcatattcattatttactttttctactcatatacatagtttatacgtaaattatgcatatattatacctttgcacgactatttttagtttaagcgattgggtgggcggctatttgggttaattcaaTACTCTCTTCATCTCATTTTACATGATGCATTTTAATAAGTACAAAATttaaaagaatttaaaatttgtaatttaaaataaaacataaataCATAGGTAACTATAAATAAGCTCATTCAGAATGATATTGACATATTAAAAAGAAAAGTGCTCATATAAATAGAAACAGAAAAAAATGTGCTAGATTATTAAAACAAATAAAGCCAATAAATATGTTATGATTGAATCTGGCTAAGTTTTTTATGGTTAAGATTAGATGAATCAAAATAGGTTTCTCTCAATTTTTATTTACTTtctgaaaggaaaaaaaatatgtaAAGACCAATGAATCTTTCTTATATTATTAGTTTAAGTTATTTCAAATTTACATAatttttaaactttaaatttaattttatatgtttgagTTTGGATTACATTGTACCCCTTAACcctttttttaatataaaatttcCCAAATGTTTTATTAATTGGAAGAAGTATACAAGAGGGGGACTAGACCTTACCTCCAAAAATACAACAATAGGATAAAAACTTTATCCAACAAAAGACAGATAGGTGGTGGGCCAAAAAATAATCATACCCTGGGATTCGGTATTGTGATTTAGCTAATAAAAAATTTGGCATCGACGATACTTGATTTTAAGCTTGGCATCTGTCATTTATCCAATTGGTAAAATCCCCTTGACTTAtactattattttatatgttttcgTCCAACAGTTTAATAAATGATTTCGAGTCTAACACCTTTAATTAAGCCAATAAGCTGATCATGTTAATCTAACTCGATAGAACTGAATTGAATTGATCCACAACTCAATCTAGGTAAGACAAATATCATATAAACATCAGGCATAATAAATGAAACCGCAACATCAGGTTAAGAGGCGAATCCAAGATTTTAAGAGGATAATGCACTGTCATGAAGAGGTGGATCTGGATTTACATTTGACGGGTTTACCTTTAGTCTTTTATCATGAACTCACTGTATTTCTAAAAGtataggttcaaaattatattctttttgaaattttaataattttcacatatatatcTATACTCCGTGTCTAAAACAAGATCGTTCAGAGTGGATTTAAACCGCCAATTTTACttgtagaggtgcacccaatAATAATTACACCATAAGAGCCTTTAGACATGAATTCACgcatatatatttaaataatcttaaaaaaatataacatttTTATACATAATTTAAGGAGAGGAGTATGAGTTCACGTGAACTCACATCCTTCAACCTTCATACGCCCCTAATCAGGTTGGTCCTCTTAGAGATTAGTCTGGTCTGGGCCTCCTAGAATAAGAGGTCTGAGACTCCGAGCCGGTTCCGGATTTCTTTGAACCGAAATGAACCCAGCCTCGAGCCGCTAGAGAGCCGGCtactcaagaaaaagaaaaacccaATAAATATTCATGTCCAAAGTTGAAAAAATGTTGATCTTTCACATCACTGATAAGATGTTATAGTAAGGGCAATAACAGTGAATGTTGAATTTAGACAAACATATGTACAGATTCGTTTAGATTAACTACGTATGTAAAGTCTTGCATTGCACATTTTGTACTTTTACTAATGGATTTAAGTTTTGTGCTTTTAGATGGATATGAGTTTTGtggtataaaaaaatatttatacgatCAAATCACTTACAagataattataaataaatttttataataaatattaattaataatGTGATAAAAATTGTAATCAAATTGTTATTAAATAATTAGATTATATTAATATAAaacaaatatttatattataatataacttAAATCATTTAGTAATTAGTCATAGTTGCAGTTTTTTTTTCCTTATAATAATCCTTATTAAATTCACAAGCCTAATCTTCTTTGTTTTAGGTAACCTAAACTTAAAGTGCTTCAATAACTTCACCTTTTGagtcttttgtttttttttccctatcttctttttcttttcacgTACTTCAATTATTCGTCAACTAGAAGACTTTGAAGTTGAGTGAGAGTGTgtatgtgttttttttttttttcttttctttcacgTGCGATGACTCACTAGACAACGAGAAATTATTCAAAAAATTCGTAACCAAATTGGCTTAGGAGGACTTGTTCTCCTATTTAAGTTGCTAATGAAAGTGATAGTTTAGACCGCTTCTGTTAGAGGTTTTTATTTAaaatgaaatagtcttaaaatgagggtgaatgagaaatggagggaaaaataaaatttttgagtaaaattttaagtttccctctcttgacaatgagacattgtcccatattggaagataaaaagatttttggtgggtatatatataattgttcttcttgtagttcttaaagagttaagaagaaagcaagcctcgcgccgtcgtcgtcgctcactcggcttcggcttcggatttggtcgattgattgattaattttttggaccaaatttatttgttaatagtaaatattaaagtaagattatccgtatttgtaatggatatgttccaatccgtgtattgaccaccacctGCAATATATCAACTAATATTGTCTAAAATGCTTGATAAATTTTGTTATTTGATCCTTGAAAAAATTACAGTTGTTTCCATAAGTAGGGAGCAATTCGACAGTCGCCAACAAGGGTACTTATGGTGGAGTAGGAAGTATTCCTTCATTTTTAACCATAAGttttgttattcccggtcaatattgctgtatttgtaaatattaattctgcaaaatataagttaacgtaatgaaacaataatgataaattcgagcccactgaattcacagtgtttccttaaggaatttaatcccctcctagtacccaaggttatggattatttcctcccaggatagaacgaataacacactgggtgtagcggtacttcaaaccccagtgtttcggcgaacacaaagttcggtagcaaatcacacttacagttgctttgtttgaagttaaaaaacaatgcagaacgaaggagtatatactcagaaaaacgtatggaagttctgagaggaaggaatgcaatgtatagccaatttgttgagcgaattgtatgttgagttgagtatttcttcaacatttgctgctcatatatatagcagccaagaaggagtgcaagaccaaacgtccacccttcatggtggatcaagcattacatatttgtggagcaagcacttcatatttgtggagcaagcacttcatggtgggaagaccattatccggctgccaaattatcaatacacggattggaaaatatccgtttacaaataaatttggtccaaaaaattaatcaatcaatcgatcatttgaccaaatccaaatccaaatccaaagccgaagccgaagccgaagccgtagccgtagccgaagccgagccgagcgagcgacgacgacgacggcgcgaggcttgctttcttcttaactctttaagagctacaagaagagcaattatatatatacccaccaaaaatgtcttccacttccaatatgggacaatgtctcattgttaagagggggaaacttaaaattttactcaaaatttcattttccctccatttcccattcaccctcattttaagaatattacatcttaaaataaaacctcaacaagtTTTGAATTCGAGCCATAGATATGAAGTCGTCTTTGTTAGAGAGCGTTTTACCTCTAATATGAAATTTTTCAGCGTGAATTTAAATTTAGTCGGGCCCAATACAAGTACCGCACACTGGGGGTGAGAAGCCAAAAAAACAGGGAGTAACTCAAGACCATATTCTCCTCGTCGtgtccaaaaaatgagaattgatAAAGGCAATTATTGAAGTAGAGCTGCATGAATGCTAGAAATTGTTGAAGCGTACAAGGTAAGCAAAGGTTTAAGAATTGCCAAATGACCAATTTTGAACATCTCTCAAAAGTTAAAACTACATCTCGTCCTCTTTATAGTACGGGAAAAAAAAAATGGTTCGTATTAGTTATTTAGTTTGTGTTAAAATATTATAACTAGGAAATTGGAGTTAGCAATTTCATTTTACATCATTTGAGTGCAGGATTCATATATCGAATTTTTCGCTCTTCTTCCTTCCTTCTCCAACTCACAGGCCACTTCGcttcaagaaagaaaaaaaaactaatgttaattttttttaataactaCGGTGTCGGCAGGGGCGAAGCTATGTTGGCCCAAGGATGATCAACTGATCACcattcgccgaaaaattatactacgtataaggtaaaatattatttattattgattaaaaataaactTTGAACACCCTTGCATAGCCCACTGGCAAAGAGTGTTCAAAATCAACACCCTAATTTTGAACACCCTTATTGATTTTTCTGGCTTCGCCACTGGGTGTCTcgccagcttgcgcgcacctctACTAATATTAATTTGTTATATtctaataattacaactcccccGATCCACTTTAGTTAATTTTTTGGCCTTTTTCTTGTAGTTggtaatatttgattttttcatatatcaagaaagaattaatttctttttttccaAAATTGTCCTTGGAGTAAAGAGCGTaagagtatttgttatatttttaatgaacaaattaaggctaatataataaattttattataaattaatgctaaaaagtaaattttttaatatatgtAAAAATAGCCGCAAAAATCAATTTAAGTGAATTGGAAGGAGTACCGTATAAGTCGTTGATTCCAATGTTAACACCCTAACAAAATGTATGAGTTTCTTCAAAGTTTGGGTACTAAATTTAGAACTGAAGGAATCCCGTTAAACTTTTTGGAAGAAAGGTACAAAGATAAGGTCCAAAGATCCTGCATTGGGAATTAAAGCCCATCTACTTTCCCCATAAAGATCTTGAGAAAGAAACGAACAACCAAACAAGGCCTGACAAAACTACGActcttcatttttcttttcttaatacCTTTTCACTTATCGATAATTAGGGGTATACatgggtcgggttggttcgaatttttaaATTATCAAACCAAAAGAATTGTATCatgttattaaatctaaataccaaatcaaaccaataaaagtcgagTTTTTTAATCTCGGATTTTTCGGGTTTCgaattttttcgattttttttccaTAAATTCTTCATAACACAGAACTtaaaaatttgtgctccaaatatttctttaatcttAGTAAGACAGAGCTATATAAGATATTTTtagtaaaataatataaatatgagatgagtcatgatattgtactaaaatattcaacaataaagataataaaattgcataaaataaatattattaataagccataatgaaaataaaaataaaaattatgactaataagtactattatttacatgactaactactaaaaaaaataagttatacattttatctaaaccatgaaaaaactaaaaaattagatattcaacactattttcattcatagtacaattgaattgaatgtcttttattagcattagtattgatttgattttggtttaggatttatttgagttactaacatttatggattataaaatttattggagCATCTAAAAATTATAAgcccaaacttgaaataatacgttaaaagataaaattatgaaaaagcttaagaaatatttataaactaacTACCATAAATATTtgtatgtattaaatatatttaaaacttctatacatataatgtcgggttggtttggtttcgttttgactttttttagttaaaatcaaaccaaCTCAAATATGGTCGGgatttttttccaacaccaaatcaaatcaaaccaaatcataGTCGGGTTTTgtttctcggtttgactcggattatcgggttggtACGGTTTGTCGGTTTTATTTGTACACTCCTACCTACAATAGTGGTTCTAGACATTATACTATGAATTATGTCTAACTctccaaatatattttttttgaaaactATTTCTaacaaaaatactttaaaaaatgaGTAATTTTTGATAACTTGATCAATCAGACAACGTTAAATAATAGGAAGAATAACCTAACATATATATGTACTTATTCCGATTTGATATTCCGGTCCTTGTACTCCACAAAGTTTCATCCAGACATCTCTACTCGTTCAAAACAACTCTTTTAAACCCTCTCGACCTCGCGTGCTCTTCAATGATCCTATGTGAATGACACATCCATGTCCACCTCAAAAGTTTTATGCCACATCATTATTTTTTCACTTCATTTCAAAATTTCCTactccttttattttattttcacttCACTTCTTCCCTCTACTCTCTATCTCTGCTTATTCCCATCTCTATGCTGCCACTTTCACCACCTCAAATAGTCTCCCTTCCCTCATTAATGCACCTTCACAACCCCCAAAAATTCcctgaaagaaaaagaagaaaatcaaatagTTAATAGAATTAACACTTCCTAAATCCTTACAAATCGCAGCCATCCCACCCAAAATAAGACACTTCGGAATCATGCAATTCCCACTCCTCTGTGGAGATCTTAATCTTACTTATGATGATTTCAAGATATTGTTTCAACAAGAAGACCCATAtaatctttatcatttttatgaataaaaattgtttaaaaagagaaaaaagaaaacccATGTTCATTTGGGTCTCCAACTTCTATTATCTGAATGAAATCTCACCTACTGGCCTATATTGTTAGCAAATTACGTATTGTTTATTAACTTACCTTTAgatttgattttcttcttttacAAATAAAATGGAAGCAAAAATCAGAGGTGAAAGATATTTTTTTTGCGATATCGAAGAGGTAAATCTTGGGATTAAACATTATATGTAGTCACATATGAAGGGAGAAGAAAAGGAgtatattgggggggggggggttaagaaGAGGACTAAGGAGGAAATTAAGGGGTAGCTGGATTGGGGGAGAAGAAACATGAAGGGAggatccttttaataataaagtaataatttcttaacttttttttttaattttcttttatttaattttttctaAATCAAATTCATTGTTTGCACTCACTTTATACGCATGCATTTCACACATTTCATCCAACTCAGCAGATTCAATGCCACATAAGCTTGGTCAATGGTCAGAAGCGTTTAAAATACTAATTTTGATTGAGTAGAAGTGTCTGGATAAAACTTTGTGAAGTACAAAGATCAGAAAGTCAAACTGGAAGAAGTACAGCTAACAAAGTAACGGGTAAGTAACTCCAACCGGACCGGACAGATTTTGAAAACTTGATCAAACAGACAACATTGAATATTGCAAGTACTAACAAGCAAAGAACTCCAATTTC containing:
- the LOC138904438 gene encoding tropomyosin-like yields the protein MANDKTSQVHLKIDQIDQLRKEMNEIQAMVDGWKSNMDMLALEKETAQAKLTSVEVQLRVVKEKVDKQAQLNEDLRAQLRSIVVERDALDRDHKAIKSKLENTSAEVEELVSQYKTDVEAVQARLKTNAEYVRLLSRRETLEEIYARGFNLSTEIEEAINLEAEVKKLSDRRVLGGPKAPTILATSRAPAKIKHERL